One genomic region from Phragmites australis chromosome 1, lpPhrAust1.1, whole genome shotgun sequence encodes:
- the LOC133914959 gene encoding protein QUIRKY-like — MAAGGGGGQPPGTPLMVRRLAVEVVDARDLAPKDGLGTSSAYAVVDFDGQRKRTRTVPRDLNPQWHERLEFVVPDPANMHAEALDVSIYHDRRFSPSSSGGGGSGKNHFLGRVRIYGSQFSRCGEEGIVYFPLEKRSLLSWIRGEVGLKTYYYDEPAGPAPPEDKPPEPADNAPPPEIPPEQPKDLPEMPAPTEAAVEVQQPQAQPPVIIVGEAPMHPTMMPPVHGPHGPMMPPVHGPHGPMTPPPPESHPEPEPAPEPDAGEPYPPEVRKTRMASSTERVFVARHPSGGLGPDYYASSPRVISGRFVSTGEAVESVQSSSYDLVEPMRYLFVRVVQVRGIRACEGPYVKVQAGPHSLRSRPGHDVSGTGNPEWNQVFAISHAKPEPTLEISVWDGGAPSPADAFLGGVCFDLSDVPVRDQPDGPLAPQWYRLEGGEPGIVTGDIMVAVWIGTQADEAFPEAWNTDVPYAAYTRSKVYQSPKLWYLRASVIEAQDLRVPAPPQGLPFDVRVKIQLGIQSARTRRSVASSSGSAFAWSEDLMFVASEPLDDSLIVFVEDRSMIKEPALLGHTTIPVSSVEQRLDERQIVASRWFNLEGRTSDIGMGSGKVGGPHSPTGFYSGRLHLRLCLEGGYHVLDEAAHVCSDYRPTAKQLWKPPVGVLELGIIGACGLLPMKTKGGAKGSTDAYCAAKYGKKWVRTRTVTDSLNPRWNEQYTWQVYDPCTVLTVAVFDNWRMFAGAGDERQDYRIGKVRVRVSTLESNRVYTASYPLLVLLRSGLKKMGEVQLAVRFSSPGQLPDTWATYTSPLLPRMHYLRPIGVAQQEALRGAAVRTVAAWLARSEPPLGPEVVRYMLDADAHTWSVRRAKANWFRIMGVLAWAVGLARWLDGVQRWRNPSTTVLVHVLYLVLVWYPELVVPTASLYVFIIGVWYYRFRPRAPAGMDARLSQADTVDGDELEEEFDPVPPPDVLRVRYERLRTLAGRVQRVMGDVAAQGERLQSLVSWRDPRASRIFVGVCFAVAVALYAMPPKMVAVASGFYYLRHPMFRDPMPPPAVNFFRRLPSLSDRML, encoded by the coding sequence ATGGCggccggtggcggtggtggtcaGCCGCCGGGTACGCCGTTGATGGTGCGGAGGCTGGctgtggaggtggtggacgcGCGGGACCTTGCGCCAAAGGACGGGCTCGGCACGTCCAGCGCCTACGCGGTCGTGGACTTCGACGGCCAGCGGAAGCGCACGCGCACCGTGCCCCGGGACCTCAACCCGCAGTGGCACGAACGACTCGAGTTCGTCGTACCCGACCCCGCGAACATGCACGCCGAGGCGCTCGACGTCTCGATCTACCACGACCGCCGTTTCAGCCCCtccagcagcggcggcgggggaaGCGGGAAGAACCACTTCCTCGGCCGCGTACGCATCTACGGCTCCCAGTTCTCGCGCTGCGGGGAGGAGGGCATCGTCTACTTCCCGCTCGAGAAGCGCAGCCTGCTCAGCTGGATCCGCGGCGAGGTCGGCCTCAAGACTTACTACTATGACGAGCCGGCCGGGCCGGCGCCTCCTGAGGACAAGCCGCCGGAGCCGGCCGACAACGCGCCGCCGCCAGAGATCCCGCCAGAACAGCCGAAAGATCTCCCGGAGATGCCCGCACCGACCGAAGCCGCCGTCGAGGTGCAGCAGCCGCAGGCGCAGCCTCCCGTTATTATCGTGGGGGAAGCTCCCATGCACCCCACGATGATGCCGCCGGTGCACGGGCCTCACGGGCCAATGATGCCGCCGGTGCACGGGCCGCACGGACCAATGACGCCGCCTCCACCGGAGTCGCACCCAGAGCCGGAGCCCGCACCGGAGCCGGACGCGGGCGAGCCATACCCTCCCGAGGTGCGAAAGACGCGGATGGCGTCGAGCACGGAGCGCGTCTTTGTCGCGCGCCACCCGAGCGGCGGCTTGGGCCCGGACTATTACGCGTCCTCTCCCCGCGTCATCTCCGGGCGGTTCGTATCCACCGGCGAGGCCGTCGAGTCAGTGCAGTCGTCGTCATACGACTTGGTGGAGCCGATGCGCTACCTCTTCGTGCGTGTTGTGCAGGTGCGCGGCATCCGTGCCTGCGAGGGCCCCTACGTCAAGGTCCAGGCCGGCCCGCACTCGCTCCGGTCGCGCCCCGGCCACGATGTCTCCGGCACCGGAAACCCCGAGTGGAACCAGGTGTTCGCCATCAGCCACGCCAAGCCGGAGCCCACGCTGGAGATCTCCGTGTGGGACGGCGGGGCGCCCTCACCCGCCGACGCATTCCTCGGCGGCGTCTGCTTCGACCTCTCCGACGTGCCGGTCCGCGACCAGCCGGACGGCCCGCTGGCGCCGCAGTGGTACCGGCTCGAAGGCGGCGAGCCGGGCATAGTGACGGGGGACATCATGGTGGCGGTGTGGATCGGCACGCAGGCCGACGAGGCGTTCCCGGAGGCGTGGAACACCGACGTGCCGTACGCCGCGTACACGCGCTCCAAGGTGTACCAGTCACCCAAGCTCTGGTACCTGCGCGCGTCAGTCATCGAGGCGCAGGACCTGCGCGTGCCGGCGCCGCCGCAGGGGCTACCGTTCGACGTGCGCGTCAAGATACAGCTCGGCATCCAGTCCGCCCGGACACGCCGGTCGGTGGCCAGCAGCAGCGGCTCCGCGTTCGCGTGGTCCGAGGACCTCATGTTCGTCGCGTCCGAGCCGCTCGACGACAGCTTAATCGTGTTCGTCGAGGACCGGTCCATGATCAAGGAGCCCGCTCTTCTCGGCCACACCACCATCCCGGTGAGCTCCGTCGAGCAGCGCCTCGACGAGCGGCAGATTGTCGCGTCGCGATGGTTCAACCTTGAAGGCAGGACGTCGGATATTGGCATGGGCTCCGGCAAAGTAGGCGGTCCGCACAGCCCTACGGGCTTCTACTCAGGCCGGCTGCACCTCCGGCTCTGCCTGGAAGGCGGGTACCACGTGCTCGACGAGGCGGCACACGTGTGCAGCGACTACCGGCCGACGGCGAAGCAGCTGTGGAAGCCACCGGTGGGTGTGCTGGAGCTGGGCATCATCGGCGCATGCGGCTTGCTGCCGATGAAGACGAAGGGAGGCGCCAAGGGGTCGACGGACGCCTACTGCGCGGCCAAGTACGGCAAGAAGTGGGTGCGCACGCGCACCGTCACCGACAGCCTCAACCCGCGGTGGAACGAGCAGTACACGTGGCAGGTGTATGACCCGTGCACGGTGCTCACAGTGGCCGTGTTCGACAACTGGCGCATGTTCGCGGGCGCCGGCGACGAGCGGCAGGACTACCGCATCGGGAAGGTGCGGGTGCGCGTGTCAACGCTGGAGAGCAACCGGGTGTACACGGCGTCGTACCCGCTGCTCGTGCTGCTGCGGTCGGGGCTCAAGAAGATGGGCGAGGTGCAGCTCGCCGTGAGGTTCTCGTCGCCGGGGCAGCTGCCGGACACGTGGGCCACGTACACGTCGCCGCTGCTGCCGCGCATGCACTACCTGCGCCCGATCGGCGTTGCGCAGCAGGAGGCGCTGCGGGGCGCGGCCGTGCGCACCGTGGCGGCGTGGCTGGCGCGCTCCGAGCCGCCTCTGGGGCCGGAGGTGGTACGGTACATGCTCGACGCGGACGCGCACACATGGAGCGTGCGCCGCGCCAAGGCCAACTGGTTCCGCATCATGGGGGTGCTGGCCTGGGCCGTCGGGCTCGCGCGGTGGCTGGACGGCGTGCAGCGGTGGCGCAATCCGTCCACCACCGTACTCGTCCACGTGCTCTACCTCGTCCTCGTCTGGTACCCGGAGCTGGTCGTGCCCACGGCGTCGCTGTACGTGTTCATAATCGGCGTGTGGTACTACCGGTTCCGTCCACGGGCCCCCGCCGGCATGGACGCGCGGCTGTCGCAGGCCGACACGGTGGACGGCGACGAGCTGGAGGAGGAGTTCGACCCGGTCCCGCCGCCCGACGTCCTACGGGTGCGGTACGAGAGGCTGAGGACGCTGGCCGGCCGGGTGCAGCGCGTGATGGGCGACGTAGCGGCGCAGGGCGAGCGGCTGCAGTCTCTGGTCAGCTGGAGGGACCCGCGCGCCAGCCGGATCTTCGTGGGCGTGTGCTTCGCCGTGGCCGTGGCGCTGTACGCCATGCCGCCGAAGATGGTGGCCGTGGCCAGCGGGTTCTACTACCTGCGGCACCCGATGTTCCGGGACCCGATGCCGCCGCCG